The Streptomyces cynarae genome contains a region encoding:
- a CDS encoding phosphotransferase family protein produces MTPARTPLSRDALAPLARAALGPTRRLDTVTRLHGGSKKGVYRLTLDDASTAIAYVWSPDEDYWDAPPADPRDPFSHASGLDVFTASHERLTALGIRTPSLLFADPTHTHLPADAAIVEDLPGGTLEELLRRDPHAAAGALKDLAATLTAMRAHTAPRFGKVALVDDGGSVHGASCEAVVRDRALRDTEEAAAREPRVAAVHDRLDHRLHELFAAVRPRVRHSVVHGELGPDHVLLDADGRPALIDIEGLMYFDAEWEHAFLQLRFGPHYEALRTDDLDEDRLRLYRLALHLSLVAGPLRLLDGDYPEPGPMRGIAEHNLERALEFVRR; encoded by the coding sequence ATGACGCCCGCACGGACACCCCTCAGCCGCGACGCCCTCGCCCCCCTGGCCCGCGCCGCACTCGGCCCCACCCGCCGCCTGGACACCGTCACCCGGCTGCACGGCGGCTCCAAGAAGGGCGTCTACCGCCTCACCCTCGACGACGCCTCCACCGCGATCGCCTACGTCTGGTCACCCGACGAGGACTACTGGGACGCTCCGCCCGCCGACCCCCGCGACCCCTTCTCGCACGCCTCCGGCCTCGACGTGTTCACGGCGTCGCACGAGCGTCTCACGGCCCTCGGCATCCGCACACCGAGCCTGCTGTTCGCCGACCCAACCCACACGCACCTGCCCGCGGACGCCGCGATCGTCGAGGACCTCCCCGGGGGCACCCTGGAGGAGTTGCTGCGCCGCGACCCCCACGCGGCGGCCGGCGCGCTGAAGGACCTCGCCGCCACCCTGACCGCGATGCGCGCCCACACCGCCCCCCGCTTCGGCAAGGTCGCCCTCGTCGACGACGGGGGATCCGTGCACGGCGCCTCGTGCGAAGCCGTCGTACGGGACCGCGCACTGCGGGACACCGAGGAGGCCGCGGCCCGCGAGCCCCGTGTCGCCGCCGTGCACGACCGGCTCGACCACCGCCTGCACGAACTCTTCGCGGCGGTGCGCCCCCGCGTCCGCCACAGCGTCGTCCACGGCGAACTGGGCCCCGACCACGTCCTGCTGGATGCGGACGGCCGTCCGGCACTGATCGACATCGAAGGACTGATGTACTTCGACGCCGAGTGGGAGCACGCCTTCCTCCAGCTCCGCTTCGGCCCCCACTACGAGGCCCTGCGCACCGACGACCTCGACGAGGACCGGCTGCGCCTGTACCGCCTCGCACTGCACCTCTCCCTGGTGGCGGGCCCCCTCAGGCTCCTCGACGGCGACTACCCGGAACCGGGGCCGATGCGGGGCATCGCGGAACACAACCTCGAGCGCGCACTGGAGTTCGTACGCCGATGA
- a CDS encoding succinate dehydrogenase/fumarate reductase iron-sulfur subunit: MSSYEARFKVWRGDVSGGGLEDFKVEVNDGEVVLDIIHRLQATQAPDLAVRWNCKAGKCGSCSAEINGRPRLMCMTRMSVFDREETITVTPLRTFPVIRDLVTDVGFNYVKAREVPAFVPPAGLGPGEYRMMQEDVDRSQEFRKCIECFLCQNTCHVVRDHEENKQAFAGPRYLMRVAELDMHPLDAAAERGLDRKRTAQDEHGLGYCNITKCCTEVCPEGIRITDNALIPLKERAVDRKYDPLVWLGSKIRRRPS; the protein is encoded by the coding sequence ATGAGCAGCTATGAAGCCCGCTTCAAGGTGTGGCGGGGCGATGTGAGCGGCGGCGGCCTGGAGGACTTCAAGGTCGAGGTCAACGACGGCGAGGTGGTGCTGGACATCATCCACCGTCTTCAGGCCACCCAGGCCCCGGATCTCGCGGTGCGCTGGAACTGCAAGGCCGGCAAGTGCGGTTCGTGCTCGGCGGAGATCAACGGGCGGCCGCGGCTGATGTGCATGACGCGGATGTCGGTGTTCGACCGGGAGGAGACGATCACCGTCACTCCCCTGCGCACCTTCCCGGTGATCCGCGACCTGGTGACGGACGTCGGCTTCAACTACGTCAAGGCGCGCGAGGTCCCGGCCTTCGTCCCGCCCGCGGGGCTCGGCCCGGGCGAGTACCGCATGATGCAGGAGGACGTCGACCGCTCGCAGGAGTTCCGCAAGTGCATCGAGTGCTTCCTGTGCCAGAACACCTGCCACGTGGTGCGCGACCACGAGGAGAACAAGCAGGCGTTCGCGGGCCCGCGCTACCTCATGCGGGTCGCGGAACTGGACATGCACCCGCTGGACGCGGCGGCCGAGCGGGGCCTGGACCGCAAGCGCACGGCCCAGGACGAGCACGGCCTCGGGTACTGCAACATCACCAAGTGCTGCACGGAGGTCTGCCCCGAGGGCATCAGGATCACGGACAACGCCCTGATCCCGCTGAAGGAACGGGCGGTCGACCGCAAGTACGACCCCCTGGTGTGGCTGGGCTCGAAGATCAGGAGGCGTCCCTCGTAG
- a CDS encoding fumarate reductase/succinate dehydrogenase flavoprotein subunit — protein sequence MSVVDRQEWDVVVVGAGGAGLRAAIEARERGARTAVICKSLFGKAHTVMAEGGIAAAMGNANPHDNWQVHFRDTMRGGKFLNQWRMAELHAREAPDRVWELETWGALFDRTQDGKISQRNFGGHEYARLAHVGDRTGLELIRTLQQKIVALQQEDKEETGDYESRLKVFQECTVTRILKDTASDSGSAAGRVSGVFAYERESGRFFVLEAPAVVIATGGIGKSFKVTSNSWEYTGDGHALALLAGAPLLNMEFVQFHPTGMVWPPSVKGILVTESVRGDGGVLMNSDGKRFMFDYVPDVFKEKYAETEAEADRWYDDPEHNRRPPELLPRDEVARAINAEVKAGRGSPHGGVFLDVSTRMPAEVVRRRLPSMYHQFKELADVDITAEAMEVGPTCHYVMGGVAVDSDTAAARGVTGLYAAGEVAGGMHGSNRLGGNSLSDLLVFGRRAGLHAAQYAMGLPERPRVDEVQVDTAAAEALRPFSAEGPAPGEDIGEGGRPPENPYALHQELQQTMNDLVGIIRRESEMQQALKKLAELRVRARRAGVEGHRQYNPGWHLALDLRNMLLVSECVARAALERTESRGGHTREDFPSMDRAWRRINLLCRLTDPTGGLAATDPVRGQIALTRETTEPVRPDLLALFEKEELVKYLAEEELYE from the coding sequence ATGTCCGTGGTCGACCGGCAGGAGTGGGACGTGGTCGTGGTCGGGGCCGGCGGCGCCGGGCTGCGCGCCGCCATCGAGGCCCGCGAGCGCGGCGCCCGCACGGCCGTGATCTGCAAGTCGCTGTTCGGCAAGGCGCACACGGTGATGGCGGAGGGCGGCATCGCGGCGGCGATGGGCAACGCCAACCCGCACGACAACTGGCAGGTGCACTTCCGCGACACCATGCGCGGCGGGAAGTTCCTCAACCAGTGGCGGATGGCCGAGCTGCACGCCCGGGAGGCACCCGACCGGGTCTGGGAGCTGGAGACCTGGGGCGCCCTGTTCGACCGTACGCAGGACGGGAAGATCTCCCAACGCAACTTCGGCGGCCACGAGTACGCGCGCCTGGCGCACGTCGGTGACCGTACGGGGCTCGAGCTGATCCGCACGCTCCAGCAGAAGATCGTCGCGCTCCAGCAGGAGGACAAGGAGGAGACCGGCGACTACGAGTCCCGGCTGAAGGTGTTCCAGGAGTGCACGGTCACCCGGATCCTGAAGGACACGGCGTCCGACAGCGGCTCCGCCGCGGGTCGGGTGTCGGGTGTCTTCGCCTACGAGCGCGAGTCCGGCCGCTTCTTCGTCCTCGAAGCCCCGGCGGTCGTGATCGCGACAGGCGGCATCGGCAAGTCCTTCAAGGTGACGTCGAACTCCTGGGAGTACACCGGCGACGGGCACGCGCTGGCGCTGCTCGCCGGGGCGCCGCTGCTGAACATGGAGTTCGTGCAGTTCCACCCGACCGGCATGGTCTGGCCGCCGTCGGTGAAGGGCATCCTCGTCACCGAGTCGGTGCGCGGCGACGGCGGGGTGCTCATGAACTCCGACGGCAAGCGGTTCATGTTCGACTACGTCCCCGACGTCTTCAAGGAGAAGTACGCGGAGACGGAGGCGGAGGCCGACCGCTGGTACGACGACCCGGAGCACAACCGCCGCCCGCCCGAGCTGCTGCCCCGGGACGAGGTGGCGCGCGCCATCAACGCAGAGGTGAAGGCGGGCCGGGGCTCCCCGCACGGCGGTGTCTTCCTGGACGTGTCGACGCGCATGCCGGCCGAGGTCGTCCGGCGCCGGCTGCCGTCGATGTACCACCAGTTCAAGGAGCTGGCGGACGTGGACATCACCGCCGAGGCGATGGAGGTCGGGCCGACCTGCCACTACGTGATGGGCGGCGTGGCGGTCGACTCGGACACGGCGGCGGCCCGTGGGGTCACGGGCCTGTACGCGGCCGGGGAGGTGGCCGGCGGGATGCACGGCTCCAACCGGCTGGGCGGCAACTCGCTCTCCGACCTGCTGGTGTTCGGGCGCCGGGCCGGTCTGCACGCGGCGCAGTACGCCATGGGGCTGCCCGAGCGGCCCCGCGTGGACGAGGTCCAGGTGGACACTGCGGCGGCCGAGGCGCTGCGCCCGTTCTCTGCGGAGGGTCCGGCGCCCGGCGAGGACATCGGGGAAGGGGGCCGCCCACCGGAGAACCCCTACGCCCTGCACCAGGAGCTCCAGCAGACCATGAACGACCTGGTCGGCATCATCCGCCGCGAGTCGGAGATGCAGCAGGCGCTGAAGAAGCTGGCGGAGTTGCGGGTGCGGGCGCGCCGGGCGGGCGTCGAGGGGCACCGGCAGTACAACCCGGGCTGGCATCTGGCGCTGGACCTGCGGAACATGCTGCTGGTCAGCGAGTGCGTGGCGCGGGCCGCGCTGGAGCGCACGGAGTCGCGCGGCGGTCACACCCGCGAGGACTTCCCGTCGATGGACCGCGCGTGGCGGCGGATCAACCTGCTGTGCCGGCTCACCGACCCGACGGGGGGCCTGGCGGCGACGGACCCGGTCCGGGGCCAGATCGCGCTCACCCGGGAGACCACCGAACCCGTCCGCCCCGACCTGCTCGCCCTCTTCGAGAAGGAGGAGCTGGTGAAGTACCTCGCCGAAGAGGAGCTGTACGAATGA
- a CDS encoding ABC transporter family substrate-binding protein — protein sequence MSHDGVGPRAVMRSVAFLTAGALAAPALAACSADDEQKSKPVAAQDVAPAARALVAEGGTLRWAVDAVPETLNTFQADAGATTTRIAGAVLPSLFRLDAQGRPQRDPDFLESAKVVSTEPKQVVVYRLNQQAVWSDGREIGADDFAAQWRALAGKDNAYWTARNAGYDRIEKVERGANNLEVKVTFAKPYADWRSLFSPLYPKDVTGTPDSFNDAARRGLKVTAGPFSLAKVDRKGGEVTLGRNPRWWGRPAKLSQIVLVAVPLDQRAAALADGKVDMAEVNPEDAERITRAARDKGSKPLQGPSATPSGATGVPGAEQQQALRGFVIRKSLEPAYTQLALNGSRGPLTDERVRRAIARALDRTELAGLVLKPLGLPAVPVGSHLALAGQDAYQDNSGSLGKQDTAQAQALLTEAGWVPGGTVKEEPKKKKGAAGPEGHKAEHGDGTGDDGAYIVGEDNKPPAQHDPRDHANKPADEQAGRRLDGELQQEPGRRPGGAPGAYAPKGTAAPGGAASGVLAKDGKALQLRFVLPSGPGSKTLRTVGDRIARMLQKVGIRTEITDVPDDSYFKDHVASGDYDLALYSWPATAFPATDARPIFAKPVPAADGSLSVEQNYTRVGTDQVDQLFDQAIATLDEGEERDLVRKADARIWATAASIPLYQRPQLTATRTDLANAGSFGFETPVYEDMGYLKKGAKPSPRAS from the coding sequence ATGTCCCACGACGGTGTCGGACCGCGCGCGGTAATGCGCTCGGTCGCATTCCTCACCGCGGGAGCCCTCGCGGCCCCGGCGCTCGCCGCCTGCAGCGCCGACGACGAGCAGAAGAGCAAGCCGGTCGCCGCGCAGGACGTCGCTCCCGCCGCCCGCGCCCTCGTCGCCGAGGGGGGCACCCTGCGCTGGGCCGTCGACGCCGTGCCCGAGACCCTGAACACCTTCCAGGCGGACGCCGGCGCCACGACCACCCGCATCGCGGGCGCCGTCCTGCCCTCGCTGTTCCGATTGGACGCGCAGGGGCGCCCGCAGCGCGATCCGGACTTCCTGGAGTCCGCCAAGGTGGTGTCGACCGAGCCCAAGCAGGTGGTCGTCTACCGCCTCAACCAGCAGGCCGTCTGGAGCGACGGCCGGGAGATCGGCGCCGACGACTTCGCCGCCCAGTGGCGCGCCCTCGCCGGCAAGGACAACGCCTACTGGACCGCCCGCAACGCCGGCTACGACCGCATCGAGAAGGTGGAGCGCGGGGCGAACAACCTCGAGGTCAAGGTCACCTTCGCCAAGCCGTACGCCGACTGGCGGTCGCTGTTCTCGCCGCTGTACCCGAAGGACGTCACGGGCACCCCGGACAGTTTCAACGACGCGGCCAGACGCGGCCTGAAGGTCACCGCCGGCCCCTTCTCCCTCGCCAAGGTGGACCGCAAGGGTGGGGAGGTCACCCTCGGCCGCAATCCGCGCTGGTGGGGGCGGCCCGCGAAGCTCTCCCAGATCGTGCTCGTGGCCGTACCGCTCGACCAGCGGGCCGCCGCGCTCGCCGACGGCAAGGTCGACATGGCGGAGGTGAACCCGGAGGACGCCGAGCGGATCACCCGCGCCGCCCGCGACAAGGGCAGCAAGCCCCTTCAGGGCCCCTCCGCGACCCCCAGCGGCGCCACGGGCGTCCCCGGCGCCGAGCAGCAGCAGGCCCTGCGCGGCTTCGTGATCCGCAAGTCCCTGGAACCCGCCTACACCCAGCTCGCCCTCAACGGCTCCCGGGGCCCCCTCACCGACGAGCGGGTGCGCCGGGCGATCGCCCGCGCCCTGGACCGCACCGAGCTGGCCGGGCTGGTCCTCAAGCCGCTCGGGCTGCCCGCCGTTCCTGTCGGCAGCCACCTGGCGCTCGCCGGGCAGGACGCCTACCAGGACAACAGCGGCTCCCTCGGCAAACAGGACACCGCCCAGGCGCAGGCGCTGCTGACCGAGGCGGGCTGGGTGCCCGGCGGGACGGTCAAGGAAGAGCCGAAAAAGAAGAAGGGCGCGGCCGGACCCGAGGGCCACAAGGCGGAGCACGGGGACGGCACGGGCGACGACGGCGCCTACATCGTCGGCGAGGACAACAAGCCGCCCGCCCAGCACGACCCCCGCGACCACGCGAACAAGCCCGCCGACGAACAGGCGGGCCGGCGCCTCGACGGCGAGCTCCAGCAGGAGCCCGGCCGGCGTCCGGGCGGGGCGCCGGGGGCGTACGCGCCCAAGGGGACGGCCGCGCCGGGCGGTGCCGCCTCCGGGGTGCTCGCCAAGGACGGCAAGGCGCTGCAGCTGCGGTTCGTGCTGCCTTCCGGACCGGGCTCGAAGACCCTGCGGACCGTGGGTGACCGCATCGCCCGCATGCTTCAGAAGGTCGGGATCCGCACGGAGATCACCGACGTCCCCGACGACAGCTACTTCAAGGACCACGTCGCGTCCGGGGACTACGACCTGGCGCTGTACTCCTGGCCCGCGACCGCGTTCCCCGCGACCGACGCCCGGCCGATCTTCGCCAAGCCGGTGCCGGCGGCGGACGGCTCACTGAGCGTCGAACAGAACTACACGCGGGTCGGCACCGACCAGGTGGACCAGCTCTTCGACCAGGCGATCGCCACACTGGACGAGGGCGAGGAACGGGACCTGGTCCGCAAGGCCGACGCCCGCATCTGGGCCACGGCGGCCTCCATCCCGCTCTACCAGCGCCCCCAGCTCACAGCCACCCGCACCGACCTGGCGAACGCGGGCTCGTTCGGCTTCGAGACCCCGGTCTACGAGGACATGGGCTACCTGAAGAAGGGCGCAAAACCGTCCCCGCGGGCTTCCTAG